A genomic region of Deltaproteobacteria bacterium contains the following coding sequences:
- a CDS encoding anaerobic sulfatase maturase: MAAATGLATGGSHLETAAREFQIMVKTIGAICNLDCHYCYYLEKEELYPKGTNFRLDDKTLEEYIKQHIQATPGETVSFSWHGGEPTLLGVEFFRKAVELQKKYLPATKKIINGIQTNGTTIDDEWCEFLAKENFYIGLSLDGPRELHDHYRVTKGQKTTHKQVVQAFHMLRKAKIHVDLLCVVHDVNVQHPTQVYRYFKEIGGQYLQFLPLVEKTGDPNNPVHKRSVPSAAYGTFLNTIFDEWMRHDIGKVFIQLFDESVRPFLGMEHALCIYRETCGDVPVIEHNGDFYSCDHYVTPEYKIGNIHERPLAEMVDDARQRDFGQKKWTSLPKYCRECEVLSMCNGGCPKDRIIKTPDGEEGLNYLCAGLKGFFTHSKPYFQKFAELVEAGEPIEKLMAIVRTADAKSTVRQAGRNDPCPCGSGKKFKRCCGGAARPAA, translated from the coding sequence ATGGCGGCCGCCACCGGCTTAGCGACTGGAGGCTCTCACTTGGAAACCGCGGCGCGTGAATTTCAGATCATGGTCAAGACCATCGGGGCGATTTGCAACCTCGATTGTCATTACTGCTATTACTTGGAAAAAGAAGAACTCTATCCCAAGGGCACCAACTTTCGTCTCGACGACAAGACCCTCGAAGAATATATCAAGCAGCATATTCAAGCGACGCCGGGAGAAACCGTCAGCTTCTCATGGCATGGCGGCGAGCCGACCCTGCTCGGCGTCGAGTTTTTTCGCAAGGCGGTGGAGCTGCAAAAAAAATATCTGCCGGCGACGAAAAAGATCATCAACGGCATTCAAACCAACGGCACCACCATCGATGACGAGTGGTGCGAGTTTTTGGCCAAAGAGAATTTTTACATCGGCTTGAGCCTCGACGGCCCGCGCGAACTGCACGACCACTACCGCGTGACCAAAGGCCAGAAGACCACGCACAAACAAGTCGTCCAAGCGTTTCATATGCTGCGCAAGGCCAAAATCCACGTCGACTTGCTCTGCGTCGTGCACGACGTCAACGTCCAACATCCGACCCAAGTCTACCGCTACTTCAAAGAGATCGGCGGCCAATACTTGCAGTTTCTGCCGCTGGTGGAAAAAACCGGCGATCCCAACAATCCCGTGCACAAGCGCTCGGTGCCGTCGGCCGCCTATGGAACATTTTTAAACACGATCTTCGACGAATGGATGCGCCACGACATCGGCAAAGTTTTTATCCAGCTGTTCGACGAGTCGGTGCGCCCCTTTCTCGGCATGGAGCACGCGCTGTGCATTTATCGCGAAACCTGCGGCGACGTGCCGGTGATCGAGCACAATGGCGATTTTTATTCTTGCGATCACTACGTCACGCCGGAATATAAAATCGGCAACATCCATGAACGGCCGCTGGCGGAAATGGTCGATGACGCCAGGCAACGAGACTTCGGCCAGAAAAAATGGACCAGCCTGCCCAAGTACTGCCGCGAGTGCGAAGTGCTGAGCATGTGCAACGGCGGCTGCCCGAAGGACCGCATTATCAAGACGCCCGATGGCGAGGAAGGCTTGAATTACCTCTGCGCCGGCCTCAAAGGATTTTTCACCCACAGCAAACCGTATTTTCAGAAATTCGCCGAGCTGGTCGAAGCCGGCGAGCCGATCGAGAAATTAATGGCGATCGTCCGCACCGCCGATGCCAAGTCCACCGTGCGCCAAGCCGGCCGCAACGACCCCTGCCCCTGCGGCAGCGGTAAGAAGTTCAAACGCTGCTGCGGCGGCGCCGCGCGTCCGGCGGCGTGA
- a CDS encoding dihydrodipicolinate synthase family protein has protein sequence MDFHGVFPYLISPIDAAGAVQAEVLARLCDDLIKAGVHGLTPLGSTGEFAYLSWTQRRRVVEVVIEAARGRVPVIAGVASTTIADAVRQAREFERMGASGILAILEAYFPLSDDGVFQYFKAIAESVSLPVVLYTNPNFQRSDLSLPVIDRLSLIANIGYIKDASNNTGRLLSIINLVEGRMKVFAASAHIPATVMLIGGVGWMAGPACVAPRQSVELYDLCRRGEWSKAMELQRPLWALNQAFAKYNLAACIKGALELQGYVVGAPLPPQAPLSAEALEYVKRTLIAIGAL, from the coding sequence ATGGATTTTCACGGAGTGTTTCCTTATCTGATCTCGCCCATCGATGCCGCGGGCGCAGTGCAGGCGGAAGTGCTGGCGCGCTTATGCGATGATTTGATCAAAGCCGGCGTACACGGATTAACTCCGTTGGGTTCGACTGGCGAATTCGCATACTTATCTTGGACTCAACGGCGCCGGGTTGTTGAAGTCGTGATCGAGGCGGCGCGTGGGCGGGTGCCAGTGATCGCCGGAGTCGCTTCGACGACGATTGCCGATGCGGTCAGGCAGGCGCGCGAGTTCGAGCGGATGGGAGCGAGCGGCATTCTTGCCATTCTCGAAGCGTACTTTCCGCTCAGCGATGACGGCGTGTTTCAATATTTCAAAGCCATCGCCGAATCGGTGTCGCTGCCGGTGGTGCTCTACACCAATCCAAACTTTCAGCGATCCGATTTAAGCTTGCCGGTGATCGATCGGCTGAGTCTAATTGCGAACATCGGCTATATTAAAGACGCGTCGAACAATACCGGCCGGCTGTTGTCGATTATCAATTTAGTCGAAGGGCGCATGAAAGTCTTCGCGGCCTCGGCGCATATTCCAGCGACGGTGATGCTGATCGGCGGCGTCGGCTGGATGGCCGGGCCGGCCTGCGTCGCGCCGCGCCAAAGCGTCGAGCTTTACGATCTGTGCCGCCGCGGCGAGTGGAGTAAAGCGATGGAGTTGCAGCGGCCGCTGTGGGCGCTCAATCAAGCTTTCGCGAAATATAATCTCGCCGCGTGCATCAAAGGCGCCCTCGAACTTCAGGGTTACGTCGTGGGCGCGCCCTTGCCGCCGCAAGCGCCGCTGTCGGCCGAGGCGCTGGAATATGTCAAGCGGACGCTCATCGCTATCGGCGCGCTGTAG
- a CDS encoding ABC transporter substrate-binding protein produces the protein MRQMNCGKFTVGAIVAAWLLCCIGIAVAATPAPNKRVRILYADFSERMGLFFVAKDQRFLEEQGLDADLVQVNTGPVAVAAMAANEAEFYTVSATGSALGAISSGLDLVWVAGMINKLDGYFYVAPKIQKPEDLKGKTLGVQSFGGGIWMFVMMTLDHWGLNPERDKIQMRVIGDQSVLVQSLNAGLIDGSVWGYAYNPALQRSGGRLLADLTTLNIPYQGTGLVARRAFVASSPDIVEKTLRSFVKANSFVREKSNQAAVVRSIRKWLRLSPNDNADDLYERMRLLYDRRIAPTREGMQNALRVLGKVDPKYTKLKVEDLVDDRIARKLESP, from the coding sequence ATGAGGCAAATGAATTGCGGTAAGTTCACCGTCGGCGCGATCGTGGCGGCATGGCTACTATGCTGCATCGGCATTGCGGTCGCGGCGACGCCGGCGCCAAATAAACGCGTGCGCATACTCTATGCCGACTTCAGCGAGCGCATGGGTTTGTTCTTCGTCGCCAAGGATCAACGATTCTTGGAAGAGCAGGGCTTGGACGCGGACCTCGTTCAGGTAAACACCGGTCCGGTGGCAGTGGCGGCGATGGCCGCCAACGAAGCCGAGTTCTACACTGTGTCGGCCACCGGTTCCGCTCTTGGCGCCATCTCTAGCGGGCTCGACTTGGTCTGGGTCGCGGGGATGATCAATAAACTCGACGGCTACTTTTACGTCGCGCCGAAAATCCAAAAGCCCGAGGATCTGAAAGGCAAGACGCTCGGTGTACAAAGCTTCGGCGGCGGTATCTGGATGTTTGTCATGATGACCTTGGATCACTGGGGATTGAATCCGGAACGCGATAAGATTCAGATGCGGGTGATCGGCGACCAGTCGGTCTTGGTGCAATCGCTAAACGCCGGGCTGATCGATGGCTCGGTGTGGGGCTACGCCTACAATCCCGCCTTGCAACGCAGCGGCGGCCGGCTGTTGGCCGATTTGACGACGCTCAACATTCCGTACCAGGGAACCGGACTAGTGGCGCGGCGGGCCTTTGTTGCCAGCTCGCCGGACATCGTAGAAAAGACTTTACGCAGCTTCGTCAAGGCCAACAGTTTTGTCCGGGAAAAGAGCAATCAGGCGGCGGTGGTGCGGAGCATCCGCAAATGGTTGCGGCTATCGCCCAACGATAACGCCGATGACTTGTACGAACGCATGCGCCTGCTCTACGACCGGCGCATCGCACCGACCCGCGAGGGCATGCAAAACGCCCTACGGGTGCTGGGTAAAGTCGATCCCAAGTACACCAAGCTAAAGGTAGAAGATCTGGTTGACGATCGCATCGCACGCAAGTTGGAGAGTCCATAA
- a CDS encoding glycine/betaine/sarcosine/D-proline family reductase selenoprotein B: MIRIVHILNQFFAGIGGEEKADIPVAVADGAVGAARGLQVQLAERGQVVATLYFGDNYFHEHKDAALTALLAELEKQKPDVVVAGPAFNAGRYGLACAEICQAASEKLGLRCVTGMEPENPGIGVYCDYHNDKVFLLPTAETASGMARALTALAPFACRLAAGEEIGPAAKEGYLPRGIRKLVRVERSGADRAIDMLLAKVAGQPFTTEVPMEVWDKVEPAAPLADAAAANLAVICTGGVVPWGNPDGFKTYRNTFWRKYNFSELAKLEPGKWEAVHGGYNVAFMNQNPHYGMPLDALRALEAEGRIGRGKLYPAYYVIPGNQGSPAVMRRVGQEISADLKKDGVQGVLLVAT; encoded by the coding sequence ATGATTCGCATTGTCCATATCCTCAATCAATTTTTTGCCGGTATCGGCGGCGAAGAGAAAGCCGACATTCCAGTGGCGGTCGCCGACGGCGCGGTGGGCGCGGCGCGGGGGCTCCAGGTGCAGTTGGCGGAGCGCGGCCAAGTGGTCGCGACGCTTTACTTTGGCGATAATTATTTTCATGAACATAAAGATGCCGCGCTGACGGCGCTTCTAGCCGAGTTAGAGAAACAAAAACCAGACGTGGTGGTCGCCGGTCCTGCGTTCAACGCCGGCCGATACGGTTTGGCCTGCGCCGAGATTTGCCAAGCGGCGAGCGAGAAGCTTGGACTTCGCTGCGTCACCGGCATGGAGCCGGAAAATCCCGGCATCGGCGTCTACTGCGATTATCACAACGACAAAGTTTTTTTGCTGCCCACCGCCGAGACCGCCTCCGGCATGGCCCGCGCATTGACGGCGCTTGCGCCCTTCGCTTGCCGCCTGGCCGCTGGTGAAGAAATCGGCCCCGCCGCCAAGGAAGGCTATCTGCCGCGCGGCATTCGTAAGCTGGTGCGCGTCGAGCGCAGCGGCGCCGATCGCGCCATCGATATGCTGCTCGCTAAAGTTGCCGGCCAGCCGTTCACCACCGAAGTACCGATGGAAGTGTGGGACAAGGTCGAACCGGCGGCGCCGTTGGCCGATGCCGCAGCGGCGAATTTAGCTGTCATCTGCACCGGCGGCGTGGTGCCCTGGGGCAATCCGGATGGTTTTAAAACTTATCGCAATACTTTTTGGCGCAAGTATAATTTCTCCGAGCTGGCGAAGTTAGAGCCGGGCAAATGGGAAGCGGTGCACGGCGGCTACAACGTCGCCTTTATGAATCAGAACCCGCACTATGGCATGCCGCTCGATGCGCTGCGTGCGTTGGAAGCCGAGGGGAGAATCGGCCGCGGTAAACTCTATCCCGCTTATTATGTCATTCCCGGCAACCAAGGTTCGCCGGCGGTGATGCGCCGGGTCGGCCAAGAAATTTCTGCCGATTTGAAAAAAGACGGCGTGCAAGGGGTTTTGCTCGTCGCCACGTGA
- a CDS encoding glycine/betaine/sarcosine/D-proline family reductase selenoprotein B, translating into MISKELDRAGLPVAMISAMYPVAEQVGASRIVKAVAIPHPCGDPSLPAALDSELRREIVSTALKALEAKVDTTTVFTPRIAANG; encoded by the coding sequence GTGATTAGCAAGGAACTCGACAGAGCAGGTCTCCCAGTGGCGATGATCAGTGCGATGTATCCAGTGGCGGAACAAGTTGGCGCGAGCCGGATTGTCAAAGCGGTGGCGATTCCCCATCCCTGCGGCGATCCCAGTTTGCCGGCGGCGCTGGACAGCGAGTTGCGCCGTGAGATCGTCTCGACGGCGCTTAAGGCACTGGAAGCGAAGGTCGACACGACGACTGTGTTCACGCCTAGGATTGCGGCGAATGGATGA
- a CDS encoding ABC transporter substrate-binding protein: MRGSARRINMERSMKKFCRLVIFVLPVIAALAPRAFAATRVVIAYSSLNERGAGALLVARDQGFFRKHDLDVQLIFMRNAAVALSALSAGEAQFYSGSANGSALGAMANGLDLVFVAGLANKLNGTMVASPAIQSPADLKGKNIAIQSIGGGVWMITQLVLEHWGLEAKRDAINLRIVGDESVMVQSLILGTVDATYAGYAYATMLKKQGFRVMADLTKLGVPFQSTAILARRSYLSTSSATAEKVIRTLVESIAFIQRPANKASVVATLTKNLQIVRPEDAEEGYEVIRNVYERRVYPNVEGINNAIRLLGIGNEKIRQLKAVNLIDDTIVKKLEKEGLLQ, encoded by the coding sequence ATGCGTGGCAGTGCGCGGCGTATTAACATGGAGCGCTCGATGAAAAAGTTTTGCCGATTGGTAATTTTCGTTTTGCCGGTGATCGCGGCATTGGCCCCGCGGGCTTTTGCCGCGACGCGGGTGGTGATCGCTTATTCATCGCTGAACGAGCGCGGCGCCGGCGCGCTGCTGGTCGCCCGGGATCAAGGCTTTTTTCGCAAGCACGATCTCGACGTGCAGTTGATCTTCATGCGCAATGCCGCGGTCGCCTTGTCGGCGCTCTCCGCCGGCGAAGCGCAATTCTATTCCGGCTCGGCCAATGGGTCGGCGCTGGGCGCGATGGCGAATGGACTCGATCTAGTGTTTGTCGCGGGCTTGGCGAACAAACTCAACGGCACCATGGTGGCGTCGCCGGCGATTCAATCGCCCGCCGATTTGAAAGGCAAAAACATCGCCATCCAGAGCATCGGCGGCGGCGTCTGGATGATCACGCAGTTGGTGCTTGAACACTGGGGCCTCGAAGCGAAGCGCGACGCGATCAATTTGCGTATCGTCGGCGACGAGTCGGTGATGGTGCAGTCGTTGATTCTCGGCACGGTTGACGCGACTTACGCGGGCTACGCCTACGCGACCATGCTCAAGAAGCAGGGGTTTCGCGTGATGGCCGACTTGACCAAGTTGGGCGTGCCGTTTCAGAGCACGGCGATCTTGGCGCGGCGCAGTTATTTGAGCACTTCGTCGGCGACGGCGGAGAAAGTGATCCGCACTTTGGTCGAATCGATCGCTTTCATTCAGCGCCCGGCCAATAAGGCTTCCGTGGTCGCAACGCTGACCAAGAATTTGCAGATCGTTCGGCCGGAGGATGCGGAAGAGGGTTACGAAGTGATTCGCAACGTTTATGAGCGGCGTGTGTATCCGAATGTCGAGGGGATCAATAACGCGATTCGTCTGCTCGGTATTGGCAACGAAAAGATTCGCCAGCTCAAGGCGGTGAATCTGATCGACGATACCATTGTTAAGAAATTGGAAAAGGAAGGACTGCTGCAATAA
- a CDS encoding peptidase E, which translates to MAEKAKQIIPIGGGGFYRDAENLELEKYVIRQSGAQHARVCFIPTASGEPDHYVASFYSAFLKLGCQPSVLTFFKRTPDLRSFLLNQDVIYVGGGNTKSLIAVWRDWGVIEILREAWESGIVLTGVSAGAICWFEQGLTDSFSDGLCTLDCMGFLPGSCCPHFDGEAQRRPAFHKLLAAGDIAAGVAIEDWTGVHYIGGEIHKVIASKRGARAYSMRVAHGSVQEVALPVEYLA; encoded by the coding sequence GTGGCGGAGAAAGCGAAGCAAATCATTCCCATCGGCGGCGGCGGATTTTACCGCGATGCAGAAAATTTAGAATTGGAGAAGTACGTCATCCGGCAAAGCGGTGCGCAGCATGCGCGGGTCTGTTTCATTCCGACGGCGAGCGGCGAGCCGGATCATTATGTCGCGAGTTTTTATTCGGCATTCCTGAAACTCGGCTGCCAACCTTCGGTGCTGACGTTTTTCAAACGGACGCCGGACTTGCGCTCGTTCTTGCTCAATCAAGATGTCATCTATGTCGGCGGCGGCAACACCAAGAGCTTGATCGCCGTATGGCGCGATTGGGGTGTGATAGAAATTCTCCGGGAAGCATGGGAATCCGGCATCGTTTTGACTGGCGTCAGTGCTGGGGCGATCTGTTGGTTCGAGCAAGGGCTGACCGACTCGTTTTCCGACGGGCTGTGTACGCTCGATTGTATGGGCTTTCTCCCCGGCAGCTGCTGTCCCCATTTCGACGGCGAAGCGCAGCGCCGGCCGGCGTTTCACAAACTGCTCGCCGCCGGTGACATCGCCGCCGGCGTCGCCATCGAAGACTGGACCGGCGTGCATTACATCGGCGGCGAAATTCACAAAGTCATCGCCTCCAAGCGCGGTGCCCGCGCTTACAGCATGCGCGTCGCTCATGGTTCGGTGCAGGAAGTGGCGCTGCCGGTGGAATACCTGGCGTAA
- the nrfH gene encoding cytochrome c nitrite reductase small subunit, translating to MALAIGLAVGISGFTFVYAKGASYLTDDPAACANCHIMREQYDGWMRSSHRHAAVCNDCHTPKGFVSKYLNKSANGARHSWAFTTGWFHEPIAIKASNRAITESRCRGCHAAITEAIDTSHPGGQAMQCIRCHGSVGHP from the coding sequence ATGGCCCTCGCCATCGGCCTGGCCGTCGGCATCAGCGGTTTTACCTTCGTCTACGCCAAGGGCGCGTCCTACTTGACCGACGATCCGGCCGCCTGCGCCAACTGCCATATCATGCGTGAACAGTATGACGGCTGGATGCGCTCGAGCCATCGCCACGCCGCGGTGTGCAACGACTGCCACACGCCCAAAGGTTTTGTCAGCAAGTATTTGAACAAATCGGCGAACGGCGCGCGCCACTCCTGGGCGTTCACCACCGGCTGGTTCCACGAACCGATCGCCATCAAGGCGAGCAACCGCGCCATCACCGAGAGCCGCTGCCGCGGCTGCCATGCAGCGATCACCGAAGCCATCGACACCAGTCATCCTGGCGGCCAGGCGATGCAATGCATTCGCTGCCATGGTTCCGTCGGACATCCATAG
- a CDS encoding DoxX family membrane protein: protein MSTDRIAIEEPPIAKLLFSDARFGWLWLPVRLYLGYMWFEAGWHKFIDPKWIGSGEALLDYWKRGLKMTPKPAITYDWYRSFIEYLVSAEAHTWFSKIIIFGELAIAMALILGAFVGVAAFFGGMMNWSFIMAGSASTNGMLFAIATWLVLAWRNAGWIGLDRWLLPTVGTPWKPGHVFRPMRTVKVS from the coding sequence ATGAGCACTGATAGAATTGCGATTGAGGAACCGCCCATCGCCAAGCTGCTGTTTAGCGACGCGCGTTTTGGTTGGTTATGGCTGCCGGTGCGGTTGTACTTGGGCTACATGTGGTTCGAGGCCGGCTGGCATAAGTTTATCGATCCTAAATGGATCGGCAGCGGTGAAGCGTTGCTCGATTACTGGAAGCGCGGCCTCAAGATGACGCCCAAACCGGCGATCACCTACGACTGGTACCGTAGCTTCATCGAATATCTGGTTAGCGCCGAAGCCCATACATGGTTTTCCAAGATCATCATCTTCGGCGAACTCGCCATTGCGATGGCGCTGATTCTCGGCGCCTTCGTCGGAGTCGCCGCTTTCTTCGGCGGTATGATGAACTGGAGCTTTATCATGGCCGGTTCGGCGTCGACCAACGGCATGCTGTTCGCGATCGCGACTTGGTTGGTTCTGGCATGGCGCAACGCCGGCTGGATCGGTCTCGACCGCTGGCTGCTGCCGACGGTGGGCACGCCGTGGAAACCGGGCCATGTCTTCCGTCCCATGCGTACAGTGAAAGTGAGCTAA
- a CDS encoding AAA family ATPase: MEFHLDNIIGKSKALRDVLNLVKKVANTQATVLITGASGTGKELIALALHALSDRKDKLFLPVNCGALPETLLESLLFGHIKGSFTGAFANQEGLLEKAKGGTIFLDEIGEVAQHLQVKLLRALEAKEILPIGTTTPRRIDVRVLAATNRNLTEEMAAGRFREDLFYRLNVMNIHIPPLKDRPEDIPALIDYFIQRHNPELKRHFLGIDADAVQLLMSLPWKGNVRELDNVIEHTMILAEGERIALKDLPAAVVASAAGHPVFTLKLNEALSQFEKQHIARVLKQTNQDRKEAAKLLDISLSTLYRKIEELGIE; the protein is encoded by the coding sequence ATGGAATTTCATCTCGACAACATCATCGGCAAGAGCAAGGCGCTGCGCGACGTGCTCAATCTAGTCAAGAAAGTCGCCAACACCCAGGCCACGGTGCTGATCACCGGCGCCAGTGGCACCGGCAAGGAGCTGATCGCTTTGGCGCTGCATGCGCTGAGCGACCGCAAGGACAAACTGTTTTTACCGGTGAACTGCGGCGCGTTGCCCGAGACGTTGCTGGAGAGCTTATTGTTCGGCCATATCAAGGGATCGTTCACCGGTGCTTTCGCCAATCAAGAAGGGTTATTGGAGAAAGCCAAAGGCGGAACGATCTTTCTCGACGAGATCGGTGAGGTGGCGCAGCATCTGCAAGTTAAGCTGTTGCGCGCCCTTGAGGCCAAAGAGATTCTGCCCATCGGCACGACCACGCCGCGCCGTATCGACGTGCGCGTGTTGGCTGCGACCAATCGTAACTTGACTGAAGAAATGGCGGCGGGCCGTTTCCGCGAAGATTTATTTTACCGGTTGAACGTGATGAATATCCACATTCCGCCGCTGAAGGATCGCCCCGAGGACATTCCGGCGCTGATCGATTATTTTATCCAGCGCCACAACCCGGAGTTGAAGCGCCACTTTCTGGGCATCGATGCGGATGCCGTCCAGCTGCTCATGTCGCTGCCTTGGAAAGGCAACGTGCGCGAGCTCGACAACGTCATCGAGCATACGATGATCCTCGCCGAAGGCGAGCGCATCGCTCTGAAGGACTTGCCGGCCGCGGTGGTGGCGAGCGCCGCCGGACATCCGGTATTTACCCTCAAGTTGAATGAGGCGCTTAGCCAGTTTGAAAAGCAGCACATCGCCCGCGTGCTCAAGCAAACCAACCAGGATCGCAAGGAAGCCGCCAAGCTGCTGGACATCAGCCTCTCCACGCTCTACCGCAAGATCGAAGAACTCGGCATCGAGTGA
- a CDS encoding universal stress protein has product MYSKILIPLDGSKTAEKVLPLARSLAATLKLPVELLAVVDITAATAHIAADKARYLDRIITEGENASREHLAEVAATFPGLAVSCRVERGRPADVIIERAEAKKGTLIAMATHGRSGINRWMMGSVAEKVLRGTSAPLFLVRAGESESACAPAIKTIVVPLDGSELAETVLPMVCEVAKTLDLDVVLCRAYELAATAYYGSEDYLPNYGEMLRDLKANLEDYLIKTADGLKATGLTRVNWVALEGAGAEEIVRYANKRPDALVAMCTHGRSGLSRWALGSVTEKVVRHAEEPVLVLHGA; this is encoded by the coding sequence ATGTACAGCAAGATCCTGATACCGCTGGATGGTTCGAAGACCGCGGAAAAGGTATTGCCATTGGCGCGCAGCTTGGCGGCGACGTTGAAGCTGCCCGTCGAATTATTGGCAGTCGTCGATATCACCGCAGCGACCGCGCATATCGCGGCGGACAAGGCGCGCTATCTCGACCGGATTATCACCGAGGGGGAAAACGCCAGCCGCGAGCACTTGGCGGAAGTCGCCGCGACCTTTCCCGGCCTTGCCGTCAGTTGCCGGGTCGAGCGCGGCCGGCCAGCCGATGTGATCATCGAGCGCGCCGAGGCGAAGAAAGGCACGCTCATCGCCATGGCGACCCATGGCCGCTCGGGGATCAACCGCTGGATGATGGGCAGCGTGGCGGAGAAAGTGCTACGCGGCACTAGCGCACCGTTGTTTCTCGTGCGCGCCGGCGAGTCTGAAAGCGCTTGTGCCCCGGCGATCAAAACCATCGTTGTGCCGCTCGATGGTTCGGAGCTGGCTGAGACGGTTTTGCCGATGGTCTGCGAAGTTGCCAAGACCCTCGATCTCGACGTCGTGTTGTGCCGCGCCTATGAATTGGCCGCCACTGCCTACTATGGCAGCGAGGATTATTTGCCTAACTACGGCGAAATGCTGCGCGACTTGAAGGCAAACCTCGAAGACTACCTGATCAAGACAGCCGATGGCTTGAAAGCCACCGGGCTAACCCGAGTGAACTGGGTGGCGCTGGAAGGTGCCGGCGCCGAGGAAATCGTCCGCTACGCCAACAAGCGTCCTGACGCCCTGGTGGCGATGTGTACCCATGGCAGGTCTGGCTTGAGCCGCTGGGCGCTGGGCAGCGTGACCGAGAAGGTCGTGCGCCATGCGGAGGAACCGGTGCTGGTGTTGCACGGGGCTTGA
- a CDS encoding universal stress protein: MNQIKKILAPTDYSELSCVGLRHAFETAYETGAELMLLHVIDVSKDWFGKHENLGPARTLMAEQTTFLDKFLREKFADFMNLVEVRQKVEFGGAAVNIADLAEREGVDVIMMATHGRTGLDHMLLGSVTEKVIAHASCPVLAIPANKADGPVQRAA, from the coding sequence ATGAACCAGATCAAAAAAATTCTTGCTCCCACGGATTATTCGGAATTGTCCTGTGTTGGGCTGCGTCACGCGTTTGAAACTGCATACGAAACCGGCGCGGAACTGATGCTCTTGCATGTCATTGACGTGAGCAAGGACTGGTTCGGCAAGCATGAAAATCTTGGGCCGGCGCGCACCTTGATGGCCGAGCAGACGACGTTCTTAGACAAGTTTCTCAGGGAAAAGTTCGCCGATTTCATGAACCTGGTCGAGGTCCGGCAGAAGGTCGAATTCGGTGGCGCCGCTGTCAATATCGCAGATCTCGCCGAACGGGAAGGGGTCGACGTGATCATGATGGCGACCCATGGCCGCACTGGCCTCGATCATATGTTGCTCGGCAGCGTGACGGAAAAAGTAATCGCCCACGCGAGTTGCCCAGTGTTGGCGATCCCGGCGAATAAAGCTGATGGGCCGGTGCAGAGGGCGGCTTAG